A part of uncultured Treponema sp. genomic DNA contains:
- a CDS encoding OmpH family outer membrane protein has translation MKVFFTKKIAVFALLGIFSAAFSFAQQITKFAVVDTSKVYQAYFRNSAPVRNYENKKEEFKREIDRLVAELQRLNDQKIEFERKGNDTEAMKIEAQITKKSDFINEYTNAKNTELESLKKSLQENNSFYKKLYDTLARVAETGGYSMILNLQESNAILWYSSSVDITDQVISQLGLM, from the coding sequence ATGAAAGTTTTTTTTACAAAAAAAATTGCTGTTTTTGCTTTGCTTGGAATTTTTTCAGCGGCATTTTCGTTCGCGCAGCAGATTACAAAATTCGCTGTTGTAGATACTTCAAAAGTGTATCAGGCATATTTTAGAAATTCAGCTCCTGTAAGAAATTACGAAAATAAAAAAGAAGAATTTAAAAGAGAAATCGACCGGCTTGTTGCAGAGCTTCAGCGTTTGAATGATCAGAAAATAGAATTTGAGCGCAAAGGCAATGACACGGAAGCTATGAAAATTGAAGCGCAGATTACAAAGAAATCAGATTTTATAAATGAATATACAAATGCAAAAAACACTGAGCTTGAGTCCTTAAAAAAATCGCTTCAGGAAAACAACAGCTTCTACAAAAAACTTTATGACACACTTGCGCGCGTTGCGGAAACTGGCGGCTACAGTATGATTTTAAATCTTCAGGAATCAAACGCAATTTTGTGGTACAGTTCTTCTGTTGATATTACAGATCAAGTTATTTCGCAGCTTGGACTTATGTGA